In the genome of Oryzias melastigma strain HK-1 linkage group LG19, ASM292280v2, whole genome shotgun sequence, the window CCAATGTAAAGAGGACAGTAAAGGAGTTATGTGTGCTCCTTTATTGTGTCCTCTTAAAAGCCTTGCCGCAGAATTCTGAACAAGTTTCTGACGTTTTAAAGAGCTTTTGCTAAGACAAGTAAAAAGTGACTTACAGTAATCTAAACGTGAAGATATATAAGCATGGACAATCATCTCCAGGTCAGGTCTAGATAAGatgtttttgacttttgctACACTCCTTAGGTGATACATAAAATGTATCAAAGAACACGCCAAGGTTCCTGACACTCGACTGAACAGAGGAGAAATTGTCTGTGGCAAAAATCACTGTCTCTGTCTTTTGAGTGTTTAAGTGTAAGTGGTTATTAGGCAACCATGACTTAATGGCAGATAAGCAATCCACCAAACTGGTCAAGATATTCAAGTTTGTTTCTAGGAAGGAGCAATACAGTTGAATGTCGTCTGCATAGAGATGGTAGGAGATGTGGCTGAATTTACCAGTTAGTTTTCCAAGCGGGTTCatatataaaatgaataaaatagggCCCAGAACTGATCCCTGAGGTACGCCACAAGATATATTATCTGTTTTAGAGGATAATGAACCTATGTTGATATTAAAAGTTCTTCCACTGAGTAAACCAATTTAAGACAGACCCAGACAGACCATAGTCATCTTGAAGAGAGGCCAAGAATCCAGCATGACTCAGGACAATTCATTACTTCACCAGGAGGTCATCAGTTTTAACGGCTCATTTCCTCTTCAGGTGTGGCCGGCCTTCTCATTGACAGCTGCATGTACAATTCATGAGTAGAAACCAACACGATCACACTGGCCTTTGTTGAGAAAAGAGACCCGGAGGTCTGGTTTAACGGTCATGACgtggaacaaaaaaatggaacgagaactaatttaaaacaaaaataaaatgttggaaaattAGACATCTGTTTGTTACTTGAGTGATACACTTGTCAGAAACAGAGAGATTTAAATGAGGCTAAATCAATCAGTGAAACagttaaaatacacagaaatgaaaGAGCTATTAATAATTTAGCTGAGGCTCTTACCtactgttggaaaaagatcACATTGGTGATGTGGAAAATACACTGTGCAGGTAACAAACTCCACAATTCATCCACTTTTAGACGATTAACTTGTGAGATTGTGCTATAATTCTACATTTTGTTTGAGGCATTATTCCTCAAACAagtaaaagtcatgtttttaattattggtCTCAACTTTTGCTTGAAATTTCTTAGAGAATTTGACCAAAACTTCCATGAAAACCTTCAAAAAATGGAATGATGACTAACAAGTAGACTTACTTCTTAGATGACTACAATGTTAAATAGAAACAATTTTAATTAAGTCACAGATGTTGCTCTAAAGGTGAGTAAAATGGACTAACGTCAGATAATCAAATCACAGAGATGGTCAGTTGACTTTGGACTGGTGTGCAAAGTACTGTAGAAGCATTTGATGGATTATAGAAACacataatacattaaaattcaTCTTTGTATAACTGGATTCTCCCAGAAAGCATCAACGGTATGAAGTTTCTTACTTTTTCAGCGGTTTTGTAGGAACTGGGGGCCACATTTATGCTATTTTCTATCAAATTTTATTCTGACAATTGGCTGGACATACCTGAACCTGGTATTCAGCCAGGAGCATGGCAAGTTTTTTGAAATCTCTTACCAGGAATATCCCACCCTTGTCCTAGACCAACCAagcaaccatccatccattttctaaaccaacTACATCTCTATTAGGGGTCATGGGCCTGCCGGTTGGGTTGGCATGGGGTACACTAAGGACAGTTGGCCTGTTCATCACACAGAGACAACCAACCccacacatttacacatatatgacaatttagaatcatctattaacctatgaagtatgtttttggactgtaggaggaaggAGAACATTCTACATAGAAAAGAACCAGAGAGGATTCAAACCAATGCTTAGTCACTGTGAgacgagagtgctaaccactacaccaccatacAGACAAAGCCAATAGTGCCAGTTAAATGATGATATTATTCTTATTTACTTTATAGCGGCTGGACGGCTCAGTTGGCTGCGTGTAGGACTGGAATATGAAAAACCAGGGTTCAGTTCCCAGGGGGCGCGATGACCTTAATCCAGTCTGGGTTCTTAGGCACGACTCTTTACGCTACTGCCTACCTAcgtatgtagccacaagggggccccAGTGTGGGTTTCCCTGTaccggtccccagcctggataaaatacagggttgtgtcaggaaggataTCTGGCATAAAACTCTCTACCAAAGCAAATGTGCAATACAGGTATACTTAGAATCTGTTGACTTTTGTCTATTCAATGGGAATGTGTTAGTTAGCCTAAAGTTGTGATGTATAAAAAAAGCACTGAAGCATGTGTTGGATGTTATTCTGGTTATAGTCGTGTGATTTGGATAAAGCTGAATCTTCACCTCCTTGCAGTTTTCGAGCAGGAACTAACCGATGATCAAATATCCTTCTTTGCAGTGGTAGGTAACACAACACAGATTATTATTCGGTGCTTCAGGCTTTGTGCGGTCTCTTCCGGCAGCATGAATGATTGAATAGGGACCTGTAATTCAAACAGAGGGCTTGGTTCTCAGGGTGACGGTAAGCAACCCGATGCTGCGCGGAGAACAACTCAGCTCCTCTGCTTCATAGCTCAGATTTCTGTCCTTCCCAAGAAAGTACAATTCCCTCATctacaccaaaaaaataaaaaaaacattctgtagAATTTGACAATACGTTTGAATGTTGGCATGATGTGTAAAAATCTCGTGACAGGTTTCTATGTTGTTTTCATTAGGtaattatttttggttttaaaatcatGATAAGAAAATATGTCTAATAAAAGGACATTATTTAGTAAGAATTGATCATTACTAAAGTTGCACAGgagaaaatgtagtttaaaaaagataaattaaaaccCTGCAGTTAATATtcagatttattgatttatagtTGAAAACTTTGATGAAAAATCCTCAAACAAGAGTCTATGTTGAAGTGTTGCCGTAACCCATGGCAACTGCTTCTGTGTCAGCAGAAATCTTGAACAGCTCCTGCTGTCCAGGACTGTGCAACATCATTGGCTGGTTGAATGAATGACTTGCAGACTTGTTGATGTATTATGCATCCCGTTCCTCTTCAGGGTGTTCTTGAGCCCATTCTCAGGTAAACAGCTGAGAGGGAGCCTGACAGGTAACCAGTTACAGGGAACAGAAGGAAACCTCTTCTCGTGGTAAgttataataattttaattctTCTAGGTGCAagtgtttaaacattttgtcaagaatgctgcatttatttcatgggtaaaagtgtaatttttttatgtttggattATTAAATTAGAGCCTGTCTCAAAAATGGAGCTGATTGGATCCACTCTGACAACCAATTATGCTCGGCCGAAGACCAGCCACTTCCTCCCTGCCATCTCCACCATGGCATCCAGCTATCGAAACCCCCAGCAAGTCATGGCCTTCAATCCTGCTGCCAACATGTGGAGAGCCAACAGCTTTTATAAGACCAACAGCATTGTCCCGTCAAGCCCGTCCATGCAGCATGACGGTCTGGATCTGGTCCGAGCCAGGACATCGTTCTTCCCTTCCAACAGGGCTGCGATGACTAATCGATACACCCCTGATGACTGGTACAAGTCCAACCAGAGCCACTACTGGGAGTCCGAGTCCTCCCGGAAAAGTGCGGAGAGACTTAGGAAAGACACCGTGAGACTGATTCAGGATAAAGATCAGCTCACCAGGCGAACACAAGAGCATACCAGCAAGAACATCTCAGAGCGGCTAAATGACATCAGGTTCTGGAAGTCGGAGCTGAGTCATGAGATTGACAACATGGTGACAGAGATAGCTGCTCTCACTGAGGTGAAGAGGAGGCTGGAGAGAGCCTTGGCAGAAACTCAGGGGCCCCTGCAGGTTTGAACTTCTCCTTGTTGTCAAAAGTGTCTTAATAGTTTTtcgaaatattttcaaaaaatggtAATGCAGGGTTATGGCTGCAAAATCAACCCAGAGTCACAAGAGATCCAGAAACTATTTAGGtcaatgtgacaaaaatgtaacattttatgaatgaaagtTCAAAAGTCTGAAAGATTTGCTTTTCTCCATTCTTTACTAGCTGATTTTCTTCTAAATGACCTTTGCAGGGATTGGTGCTTTCAACATCTCATAACCTTTTCATAGACTATTAACACCAGGTCTTTTGCTTCATCCACACCCTACTCCATAAATATCTAACTTTATACTATTTACTTGGATGTGTGCATGCATAAGGAGGGCTGAAGAATGTCTATAGTCTCCAAATGTAGGTGACTCAAAAGATAAAATGTCTTTACAGGGATGcccaaccctggtccttgaGTTCTACCGCCCTGTTTGCTTTCCAACTATCCCTACCCTCATTTCTGTTGACTGCCTGAATCAGGTGTTTGAATAAATCCTAGCTTTAACTTTTAGTGATGAGAAGTGAGAGGTGGGGAGGAAATAGATGGAAAAGTAGTCATTTCAAGAACCAGGGTTTTAGACGTCCTGAGTGTCCTACTTTGATATTTCTTTGAGAATGGCTAGAGTTATGGTTATTATGCCCCCTACACAAAATAACAGCCATTTAACAACATCTAAGCATTAGGGGAAACCCTTATCCTTTTTGAAGGGTTAGGAGTGTCCAATTTTTCTTTAAGATATTAGAGAAATGGCTTCTCAAACACATAACGAATGAAGAGTTGAGACAAACACCCCCAACGATGTACTATTTCTTATTCTTTGCACTGTGTTCTTCAGACAATTCGGATTCAAGTAAAATGTTGGCATTTTCTTCACTACATCTTTCTCTACAACTATTGCTTAGAGAAAATGACCAAGATATACTGGTGGGGTCAAGAGGTAAATGCCTATCACCATTTTTTCTTGTGAGGCTGGGTTTGTTTACGATGCAACAGACTTTTTCTGGGTCAGACAGTTAATCAAGTCACCCTAATGCCCTGTCAGGGTGCCAGCGGTCATTTGGGTCATGCAGGGTGTGTCAACTTGATCTGGCTGTTACAAATACTCTACGAGGCAAATATCGTATGGCAGGAGGTTTTCTTGAGGCATCTCCAGGCAACTGAAACTTGAACCTGACACGCTGGAACGTATATGAACACGGGATTGTAAAGTACACTACCTGATTCGTGCCTCAGAACTTGACTCGAGTAATTACACACTTATGCAAGAGCTGCAAAAATGACACCAAAAATGTTGGGTGATGAACAACACATAGTTATCTTAACTTGTTTCAGTTACAATAATTTCATCGATAGGTAGCTCAAGAGTGTTTGTACCACAGAGAGAAGCGGATATCTATTGATCTGGTCCATGATGGCGTCGAAAAAGACCTCATAAAGGTAAAATATCAGCAACTATACATATATAGCTTCTCCtttcacttttaaatttaaaataaaaataatgctatGACCTATCTGCCTGTGCTAAAACAAGGAAATAGAAGTTATAAAGTCATGTCAGGAGAGGATGAGGCTCCATCTGGACAGAGCCACGTCCCAGCTAGCGTAAGTATGAAAATTAATACAATTGTGTCTGTCAAAGCTTTATTTGAAACATATAGTTTGATGACTGTTTATCTTTTCTATGACAAATTATTTAGTTCAAATCGAGCAGCGCAACATGAGTTGGAAAAAGACCTGAGCGACAAACTGACGGCTCAAAGAATAGACGACCGATGCCACCATCTGAGGAACACGTCGGATGGTATTGGCTATTACAGGGGGATTGACAGACAAGACTATTCGTGAGTATAGGAACTGTATAACCACATTTGTTGTGTTGCTCCACTTCAAATCCACCAGTTGTACTTAATTTGAATAACTGTGCACATGGTTTACAACAAAGACGTCCATCTTAGCTATCAGATTCTCATGGTGTAAGGAGGGGTCGAGTTCTTTGGCTTTTCTGCAAGAGTTCAAATGAACGTAAGAGTCTACTTACACCAGGAATCTGGCACAGATCAGGACTAGAGCAGCAGTGTTTGCCTCCAGGGACTTCATTCATGCCAACATTTGTAACAAAACAGTCAACACAGATACTATTCAACACACCCCATGCAGTAGGAGGCAGTATTCACTCTGTTCACTAGTTGACCATTTATCAATGAATGGATGGAAGAAGGCCTTGTGGGTTTCTCTTTAGAAATGATTTATGTTTTCTCAAAAGAACCACCGATAAGGATTTGGAAGAATTGAACCAGGTTTGATTATTTTGACaagaaatgtcataaaataaatatgtgtccTGGAAaattgacaagcattgacaagACTTTCAGGGTCTGAGTTCAAGGAAAGTATTGCCACTAGGCAACAACAAGTAGAAGTATTGAACCAGCATTCAAGAACTGGAGAATTTGAGACATCTGTGAAGCTCCAGAACCTTAAAAATTCCCATTGGGATTGCAAAAAGATAGGGGAGTTAATGATTTAGTGCTACACGCTCTCATTTGATGCTCTTTAAAATGGTGTGACGCTCGAGAgggatacattttattttatttcatgttttagatTAGGATGATATTTGCCTATCGGACATTACTCCATCAACAAACTTCTCTAATCCAAGATGAATGCAAATTTGGCGTTCATTCATATCAATCTTTCTGCAGATCATcatattaataatatatttgagtatttttttctgtttctcgcTAGAGTGTCTCTGCCAGACTCGTGGTCCAGGTTTACCGACGACAACATCCTGCGTTCTCAGAGTGACCGGGCCACTTCCCACAAACTCCGAGATGAGATTGAGATCTTGCTAAACACCACGTCCAATGAAATGTGGAACCAGTTCAACAACGTCAACGTGGCCTTCACAGGTCGCATTTCTGAAACCGCCGATGCTAAGAGCAGCTTGCAGGCACACCTGGCAAAGGTGTGTATATTTTACCCTAAATGCTTTCAAattcaatgggatttttttctccccttgTATTGACATTCTTTGGATTATCATAACTCTTTAACCAATTATGCAAGTCCAACAGATTGTGAACCTGAAAAACACTACAGAAGTGAAGTGTTTGCCCAAACAATGTAAAACAGCTGATAGTGGTGCAATATGCAGAATCCATTGTGTAAATTTGATAAATGATAGAAGCAATACAATAATTCAAAGAGAATCAATTATTTTGCTGTTGCTGATGAAGGGTTAGCACATAAACCCTTCTCTTTGCATATtagttcaaaatgaaaaatcttttgtttatttagtcagaaaaatgtaaattaacgacataaaaaatgcaccaataagttaaagaaagattagatTCCTCACTTTAGTCAGTGGTTTACCTCATTTACTATGgtgagaaaatagactcaaccTGATATGTGAGCgcacaattcttgatttgtgcgtaactttggatttgtgtgcatAATTGTTGATttatgtgtaactttggatttgtgcaagTATAACTctagaaatgcacattttttggatttatgtgggcataattgtttatttcaagttcaagttcaaacaactttatttatccctgaggggcaattctgttttttgatgcAGAGAGTGGCTTCAATCAACATACAAGTTACACATGACACACGAGCatagagagaaataaaaataataataacaataaggGGAGAAAAACTGTACAATCCTATGATTTCTTAATTGTTGATTTGTATGTAGTATGGGATTTATTTGCGCGTAAATCGTTATTTGTGCGTAGTTTTGgatttatgtgtgtgtaattcctgatttgtgcgtaactttagatttgtgcatgtgtaattctaGAATTGTGCGTAGTTTTGGATTTATGTGTGCGTGAATCATTACATGTGCATTTGGACTTggacacaaatccaaaattatgcacaaatcaagaatcaccCACACCCAAATCGGGgcgagtctattttctcttcatatttatcaccttaaaagaagaaatcttgggtttaaaatgttttttggccTTGTGGTCGagtggtagagcggtcaacccttgattggaagattgcaggttcgttTCCCACCCTACATGCTCATGtgctgaagtgtccttgggcaagacactgaaccctagATTGGCACCAGTGTTAGGGAGTGGAACCACCATCAGTGTTTGAATGTGTTTGAATGggaatgtgactgtaaagcgttTTGGGCCTAAGAAGATTGTTAAgtgctatatattttttttaataaaggaaaTGCAGCCAAAGATTGTCATAATTTTTGCTGCCCAGCCTATTGTAGTGACCATCGCTTCTGCCATCTTTACTGTTTAATGGAATCTGAGAAAGCTACAGTGCATTTGAACACTTCTAATAGCTGTGATTCAAGACACACCATCTCTAATAAACCTCAGCTCTGCTCTACTGTGGGTTGTGCTGTCTCtcctaaattaaattataataataggGCTTTGGCTGAGGCAATGTCTGCTGCATGCTACTAATTCTCACTATTTTTCATTAGTACTGAATCTCTCGTTTGACAAAATCtgataattttttaatgaatcaaattagGTCCAAACACTTGTGGAAATGTGTCGTGTTTTCTTGTTAAACTAGACTCTGCAGGAGATCTTCCAGACGGAGATGCTGATTGAATCTCTGAGGAAAGCCATCAGAGACAAAGAGAATCCGCTGAAAGTGGCTCAGACCAGACTGGAGGAGCGGACCCGCAGGCCCAACATAGAGCTGTGCAGAGACAACCCCCACCACAGGTCGCCAGCCAATCCAACCTCCCATAACCCCTCCTTTTGTATTTGGATCTTTGctggaattttctttttgtcttttacctCTTGCTCAGACTTGTGACGGAGGTGAGGGAGATTGAGGACACCATCCAAAAGCTCCACGAGAGGCTGATGGAGGCGGAGAACACTCTGCAGACTCTGGTGAAGACCAAAGTAAACCTGGAAAACGACCTGTCCATAAAGGCCAACTCTCTGTTCCTGGACCAGGAGAAGTGCATGAGCATGCGGAAgacatttcccagcatgccccGCCTTGTGGGCTACACCTGaatcaggcttttattttgaaaaaaagttaggATAGTTAGGATAAAAATTAATGTAAGTTtctatgtttatttatgttccTCTGAGTATAAAAGGTTTTAATCAGAGAAAGATTTTCTCCTGGTACTTATATATGGATCTCAATGACTTCTCTTCCTTAAATTATTCGATTATTTTGCTCtcactatttatatttttatttttgatgaagaTATTTTAGTTTCACATCCTGAGTGAAAAACTGATCacattaaaacagaatatttatcAGTAATTGGTTTAAACCAATTTATATTAAGAAATTGATCTTATTTAACAGGATTATAAAATCTTAATTGTTAAAGTTAGTCATTTTGGGGAGCAATAATGATTTATTCCAtctacaattttattttcaaaaaacgtACCTATTATGTTAGCagtttatatattattttattagtttgattttaATGTTATGCACCagaatgaaagaataaaaaaacgtgTATCTCTAAGTGATTAAAATATGCAGATATTTGATGACGGGACACAAAATACAATCCtggaaaataattatatatatatatatatatatatatatacagtatatacatatatacagtatatacatgaAGAGTCATATTTGTCACCAGTACTTTTATCTGGTTTCTGCAGCAGTCTGTGACACCACAGACCAGAAGAGAGtggttttatttcatgtttagtCTTTAAAGACCTACCCcaattaatgttcttttttttgtttgtttgtttttttgggggggtgttttaacatgttcttgtggtatttttcagatgatgggGACATATATGttagtgaaaaaagtaaaacatatttgagcatatttatgtttatgagagagaaaaaaaacacaattaagtcgctcctgagtataactCGCTCCCCTGGCTGAACTGtgtaaaaaaactgtgacttatactctggaaaatacggtactgcttgctgtttttaatgttaggctgggagtgtgaggggctgtaagttagtgggaAAGTATACCATGGCATGTCCAAGGTCCGGCCCGTCGGTCAAATGCGACTTATGTTATAGTTTCTCCTGTCGAAAACTCAATAATATACCTTataaccctttaaaaaaactgtgtgaaagatttcttgattgtgattggctaaactACGTTATTAGCCATTTCAAATTTGTGGTAACATTGTCGCAGGATCTTTGTGTAATACTTTCCTGCTTATTTCGAAAATGTCAAGAGTAAATTAAAACCTAATTACTAAACcctaaattcacttttttgacTTTGGACTTCTATATatagggctttaaaagtgctgtctgttggtcattgctaaatgttttacaaattaaaataaatttttttttaaatttagtcaaaaaccatcagtgtgctgcccctacaggttgaaacgaggtattacagttgaattatgtgattggtcaaaccattaaAGTCCCACGTCCTTTCAGAAGTCcaacgtcatgatctgcagctccagtaatgataactgTCCTGTTCCCTACTTCCCTGCTTGGTGACCCTTTAACATTGACAGCAAGAGCTGCCACCTTCAGGACAAGTGATGAAGAATGGTGCATGGTTTTTTAATATGCAATTCACTgtcattttggtcaaaaaatatttaactgttttGCTGATATacgtaaagaaataaaatttctGTTGCAATGAAATTCCCACTAAatagtttatttgcatttaatgtcATAAGGGTTCAAGAATGGAGCCCCTCACATATATTTACCTCACTAAATCTTGTCCTCTTTGCTGGATGACAGGAAATGGGGCAGGGTTACTCCATAGCTACAgccacgcccacaactcagaggtaaatttctgataaactgcagaaacaatgttctagaaaacgaggttttgtgattttatctaaaaacagcgtaattgtaatttaaagaccactgggaacacttttacaatagatctacagatgactggagtgggattTAAGTTCGTAAATCTAGACACATGTAAACACTACTGTTCTCCTTCTTGGCCCAACCTCTCCACAACTGCACTTCCTGCAGAACCTTTGGCCTCCGAGTGGAATGCAAACATGTCTTGAAACACTGCAGCCTTTACCAGTGAAGCAGTCTCACTGTTTCCTATTGTTATATATACTAAAAGTTGTACTTTAGGCAAATTGTCCTGTGTTACATTCTGATTAATTCATAGAACCCTTTTATTCAAAGACTCTAAACAGCATGAAAAAATGCTCTCATTTCAATAGAGAACAGCTCTTGTCCCTGACGAATGGTGAGAATTTCTgccctaaaacaaaaaaaaaaaataatgtgaaaatccaCCATATTGTAAGAAGTTGAACAAGCTGAATACCTTATTAAAAGTAATGCTTCTTAATTTGGAAGCAACGTAAATAGATCTTCCTCTTTGACCTCCTCTAACCCTCACATATTGGAAATGTACTCTGGGATTCTCAGTGCAGTCCAGACATGttagcagtttatttttaagattgtttCTCGTTATAGATGCTCTGAACTCTGTGTTATTCCATACATCTTTTGTATCACCATACCACAGAGCCCTGGACAttacaaaaaactacaaataaatcgTTCCATCAAATTAACCTTCACATGACAGCACTTTGTATGCACATGTTAGCATTTGTTGTGCACAGATTAGAATCATTTGTGCAATTAGAATCGTGTATGCACAAAATGCTATGAGATAGTGTTTTGTGCACGCAAAACAttgatttgtgcacacaagataacattttgtgtgcacaaaatactaattcatGAGCACAAAATGatatcttgtgtgcacaagttagcattttgtgctcacaaattagtGTCTTGCgcacaaaaaaactgatttgtgtacaaacaagattctaatttttgcacaaaatcccatcttgtgtgcacaagttagtgttttgtgtgcacaaaatactatcTCATAGAATTTTGTGCACACGaaatagcattttgtgcataaaagaTTCTAATTTGTGCGCTCAAATTAGAATGTTTCTATTACAAAATGCTAACTCGTGTGCacaaaattctattttatagcattttttgtgcatgagttagcattttttttgtacaagatactaatttgtggGCAGGAAATGCTATCTTGTATACACAAGTTAGGATTTTGTGCGAacaaattagtatcttgtgcacacaaaaaactCATTTATGCACACAAGAAAGCCTTTTGTGTAATGAAATTAGAATCTTATGTGTACAAAATTCTATCTCGTGTGTACAAAATACTATCTaatagcattttgtgcacatgagataacatttttttgtgtacaaGATACTAATTTGGAAGCACAAATTGTTAACTTGAGGgaataattaaaacaacaaaagatgatGTCATGCCTGTGGCTCCGTTCCATAACAAGCTGTGatgaagagaaatggagtaaaGATTgaatctaaatcttttttttcttttggtttttacaagaaatatttgacatttttgaactacaaacatgttaaatgtCTTTGATAAGGCTGTGTTTGTGCACTCAGCCAATGAGAAGATATTTTTTGATCAAACTTAAGCAAAGTGACTCAAAACTATaacaaaaaatgaggaaaatttcacacaaaatttttcttccaaaaaaccTAAATCAATTTAGAGGCAGCCATAGAATTACCTCAACATAATGTCCTGTCTGTAAATGTTGCAAATCCTCAAAAAAACATTGGAGGTTGGTTTTAGAAGGAGGAATTTCCCTTTGATCCCCTTTTGAAtttacacaaatatatatataaaaaatactctTCTAGTGTagttatccatccattttcaaaaCCAGCTGAGTCCTTTTCAAGgtcatagggttgctggagcctatccagccgCTGTTGgttgaaggcggggtacaccctgaacaggtcgccattCTGTTGTATGGCCACACACACAACCAGGTGTAATTTAGAATTATCAATGAACATGTGAATTATGTTTTGGGAgctttcttgctgtgaggcatgAGCATATAACTATAAATGTGTTTGAGTTTCTCTTTCCAAACCCTTAAATAAAACCACCCTCAATTATTCTGTGACACACACTCCTGTTTTGATCATGTGATTCTTTACGTGTGTTTGGTTTCATCTCTTCCATGCCAATAAATGCTTTAAACAGACGGATTTGATCACTTTCTGTGCTGCAACTTGGCTCCAATGTGAGTACAATGTCATAGTTTGTGCATTTCCAAGGTAACATGACTGACTTCCAGCTTAGtcagtttttgttattatttttaacccaacaatatatatttttattttaggaagaagaaaaattagaaaaaacattgaGTTAAAATCAAATTACTAAAACCTCAAAGGTTGGTATTGGTTCAAAAATTAACCCAAAATATATTCCAACATGAACATCCCAAGAATTagtttgaagacattttttaaaagtatatctTATTATTACTTGTGGTATTTTCTTTACtcaacaaagataaaaaatattttaa includes:
- the tekt3 gene encoding tektin-3, translated to MELIGSTLTTNYARPKTSHFLPAISTMASSYRNPQQVMAFNPAANMWRANSFYKTNSIVPSSPSMQHDGLDLVRARTSFFPSNRAAMTNRYTPDDWYKSNQSHYWESESSRKSAERLRKDTVRLIQDKDQLTRRTQEHTSKNISERLNDIRFWKSELSHEIDNMVTEIAALTEVKRRLERALAETQGPLQVAQECLYHREKRISIDLVHDGVEKDLIKEIEVIKSCQERMRLHLDRATSQLASNRAAQHELEKDLSDKLTAQRIDDRCHHLRNTSDGIGYYRGIDRQDYSVSLPDSWSRFTDDNILRSQSDRATSHKLRDEIEILLNTTSNEMWNQFNNVNVAFTGRISETADAKSSLQAHLAKTLQEIFQTEMLIESLRKAIRDKENPLKVAQTRLEERTRRPNIELCRDNPHHRLVTEVREIEDTIQKLHERLMEAENTLQTLVKTKVNLENDLSIKANSLFLDQEKCMSMRKTFPSMPRLVGYT